In Clostridiisalibacter paucivorans DSM 22131, the genomic stretch CACATCATTAGCTATTTCATCAGTATCATACATTAGATCTTTAAGTTTATCCTCTGTTATCTTTGACGTTCTCAATATGAAATCAAATATCCTTTGCTGCATCTTTTGAAAATACCTAAAAGTTTGAGGTACTCCTATGACTAAACCATTCATCCTAATAGGATGCAATGTCATCGAAGCAGTAGGAGCAATAAACGAATAATCTGCTGATGTGGCCAATGGAACTCCAATGCTATGACCTCCACCTAATACTAAAGATACAGTAGGCTTACTCATACTATTTATCATCTCTGATAATGCTAATCCAGCTTCTATATCACCGCCTACAGTATTTAATAATATCAGTATTCCTTTTACTTTTGGATCTCTTTCAGCTGATAGTAATTGGGGTATTATATGTTCATACTTTGTTGTTTTTTTATTAGGAGGTGAAGCATTATGACCTTCTATTTCTCCAATTATTGAGACAAAAAATATG encodes the following:
- a CDS encoding ClpP family protease; this translates as MISKENKDLKNNTRKNIESMGSPTIATVPKDIFFVSIIGEIEGHNASPPNKKTTKYEHIIPQLLSAERDPKVKGILILLNTVGGDIEAGLALSEMINSMSKPTVSLVLGGGHSIGVPLATSADYSFIAPTASMTLHPIRMNGLVIGVPQTFRYFQKMQQRIFDFILRTSKITEDKLKDLMYDTDEIANDVGTVLIGKETVEVGVIDEVGGLKDSINKLQELFNE